TTCTGCCTCTCACTCAGTATGTCTGGACTCCTTTGGCTCCAAGGTTACCCCTCAGCCCTTTGCCTCTGGGGTCGGCTGCATCGGTTCCCTGCCTGCGCTGATCTTTCTCTCTGAAGGGAAACGTGTGGGGGTCCTTCTTTAGAGTCGCACAAAGTACAGTAGCAGGCAGCCTTGGAGGGTGTTGCTAGGGAGCTGCGCTTGCCCCAGGCCTTTGGAGTCAGGTGAGCAGCTATGGGGCCGCTCCGTCTTCCCCTGCAGGAGTTCGTGCCCAAGATCCTGGAGCTGGTCACCACCATCTGGGACACGGAGCTGCACATTGCTGGGCTGAGGCTGCTGAATGGCTTGCCCTTGCCGGATCACACCCACCCGCTCCTGAGACGGATGATACCTTCCTTGGTGGAGATCCTGCAGACGGGGAGCACTTTGACCCAGGTATAGAAACGGGGGCATTCCTTCTCCTTCCAGCCAGGAGCCCCTGCACCATGACGGATGGGGAGTCCCCATCTGGGACAGGAGTCGGTGTGAGCTGCTTCCGCACCCTGCCCTCGAGCTGTTCCCTAAGGGGGCCGTTGGGCGGCTCTGCCATGCCCTCGGTAGCACAAGCGCTAACGAATTAACTGCACTCCCCTCGCCCCTCAGACGggatttacagatgggaaagtggGACTTGTCTAAACCCACACCGTGTGTCCCTGTCCCAGCTCAGCTTGGAACGCAGGGGACATGGGCTCCCAATCCTGAGCTCAGGCCACTAGGCTGGTCTTGTGTTCCTACAGTCAGTGCTCCTGCCCCGTGCccgacagcgccccctgctgggtgaggCTGGGACGGGAGTAGCCAGGAGcgccccacagccagtgctcctgccccgtgcccgacagcgccccctgctgggtgaggCTGGGACAGGAGTAGCCAGGAGcgccccacagccagtgctcctgccccgtgcccgacagcgccccctgctgggtgaggCTGGGACAGGAGTAGCCAGGAGcgccccacagccagtgctcctgccccgtgcccgacagcgccccctgctgggagaggctgggacggGAGTAGCCAGGAGCGctccacagccagtgctcctgccccgtgcccgacagcgccccctgctgggtgaggctgggactggagtagccagGTGtgccccacagccagtgctcctgccccatgcccgacagcgccccctgctgggagaggctgggacaggAGTAGCCAGGAGCGtcccacagccagtgctcctgccccgtgcccgacagcgccccctgctgggtgaggCTGGGACGGGAGTAGCCAGGAGCGCCCCACAGCAAGTGCTCCTGCCCCGTGCccgacagcgccccctgctgggtgaggctgggactggagtagccaggagcgccccacagccagtgctcctgccccgtgcccgacagcgccccctgctgggtgaggctgggactggagtagccaggagcgccccacagccagtgctcctgccccgtgcccgacagcgccccctgctgggtgaggctgggactggagtagccaggagcgccccacagccagtgctcctgccctgtgcccgacagcgccccctgctgggtgaggCTGGGACGGGAGTAGCCAGGAGCGtcccacagccagtgctcctgccccgtgcccgacagcgccccctgctgggtgaggCTGGGACAGGAGTAGCCAGGAGcgccccacagccagtgctcctgccccgtgcccgacagcgccccctgctgggtgaggCTGGGACGGGAGTAGCCAGGAGcgccccacagccagtgctcctgccctgtgcccgacagcgccccctgctgggtgaggCTGGGACGGGAGTAGCCAGGAGCGtcccacagccagtgctcctgccccacgcccaacagcgcctcctgctgggagaggctgggacggGAGTAGCCAGGAGcgccccacagccagtgctcctgccccgtgcccgacagcgccccctgctggatgaggctgggactggagtagccagGTGTGCCCCACAGCAAGTGCTCCGGCCCCATGCccgacagcgccccctgctggatgaggttgggactggagtagctgggagctcccccacagccagtgctcctaaGCCCATCCcctacagtgccccctgctgggtgaggctggggctggagtgagcAGCTGCAAGTTCTCCCACCTCATTCCCTTCAGTGGCTCTGCTGGACACTGACCTTTGCTTCAGCAGCGGCGGGGCCTGGCGTGGTGTTCCCCTCCCTGAGTCCTGCGCTCAGACACCCTGCCCTGTTTCCTTAGGTGCAGGTGCTCAAGCTGCTGAGCAACCTGGCCCAGAAAGAAGACCTTCTGTATGACATCATGAACTGCCAGGTAAGGGCCAGCCTGCTAGCGGGGCTGGGAGCGTCTGGAGGAGCTGGGCCCGGgtcagaggggagcagggagcacagAGGAGGCAAGGCCAGGGGGGTCTGGAGTCCTCTATCATAGGTGGTACCGGCAATGCCTGGCATTTTCCCCTTGTAAGAcccagttgcttataactttgccaaacttcagcTGCCCCGGCCGAAGTTTCCCCACGGGGGCTCTGCGCCAGGCCGAATACACTTGGAAGTTCTGATTCTAATTAGCCCTGGTTTGGATACAGTTGCTGATTTGGACAAAAACCCAACCCACCGAAAGAAAACACGCTCTCCCTGCTGTCCTGCACCTGCAAACGCTGAGCGTTAATGTGGGGCGGGGCAGCAAagcgctccctccctccccccccccccccccacaactctctgctccaggccctggAGCTGAACCACTCCCATTTGCTGAGGTTCATAGATGCCTCCTTAACTTTCCTGCCCCATCCTTCTCCATCGAGAGGCGGGTGGGTCTGGGATCCCCCAAGAGGCTGATCTCAAAGTGTTTCAGGCCCAGCAGGAGCAGAAAGCCAGCACCTGAGAGCGGCTCCACACGCATTGGGCAGGGCTCCGGGGTCTGGCTCAAGCTCAGAGCACCTGCTGCTGTTGGTCCTTCTTTCGAGGCTGGCAAGGATGAGCAGAGAGATACGGCCCTGGCTAGACCAGAATCCCCCCAGATCCTCAGGACCCTGTGCAGGGCTTTTGGGGAGGGATCTTCCACCCTCCCTCTCACATTCCCATCTGGCAGAACCATGGAGGGGAAACATGtatgggggggcagagaggaactCAGCCCAAAGCAATACCTTCCTTGGGCCCCCAGGTGCACTCCGACTTCCTCAACCTCTTCCACGCCTCGCTGCCCGGCAACCTGCTCTATGAGATGTTGGTGTTCGTGGAGAAGCTGAGCGAGGGGCGCCTGACCCCGCAGTACCAGTCGGTGCACTGGGAGTACAACGAGCTGTCCCTCCACGAGGCGCTCTTCGGAGAGGACTCCCGCTTGGCCGACCGTCTGCTCTCCCTCATCATCCACCCGGAGGAGGAGGTGCAGATCCAGGCCTGCAAGGTCATCCTGAGCCTCCAGctctgcaaggaggaggaggccAAATGCAGCAGGCAGCATGTCGAATGCTCCTACTTCGATGAGGATGACAACCCCTGAGCTGGCTCGCGGCGGGGATGGGGTAGAACCAGATCAGACCAGTAAGAATCACCAGAGGCTAATAAAAGAGCTCAGGAGCGATGGGCCGTTGCTGTCTGTCTCCGTCTTTCCCCAGGGAGAACCCAATATCACTGGGGATCTCACAGGAGCCTGGCTCCTAGCTCAGCTGTGTAGCCCCTGGGAAACATCCCCAGCACCCCTCTTTGGTAACTAAATTCAGGCCTTAGCTAGGCTGGGGATTTGCCCTGATTCACTGTGCAaccccccagtgcagacaggcaAAGCTGCTATTTGCCCCGAGGGAGGATCAGGGCTCACCCCTGCTAGAAACCGGGGTAAGCGTAAACTGTGATGGCTGGAATCAGGGCAAACCCTCAGGGCAGACCAGGCCTCTACGCCCAGAGTGGTGGGATCTGAGCTTGGGGATATgatgtttccaagcccatgcttgagcatccacactgcctTGTAAAACCGGACGGGTCATTGTTGGACCCGGGTCTCACAGCTTTGCCAACGCGGCCAGACTGCAACGCAGAGCTTCTGACTCGGGTCTGTGGCTCGAGCTGCGTCCATGCTGCAGAAGGGACTTGGGCCTGAGTCACGGTGAGACGCGGGCTCCGACCCACCTCCAGCCGGGTCCTGGGCCCTGAGGCCTACGTGCTGGCTGACCCCAAGGCAGGCCGATTGGTGCATGGATGGAAGCGGGGCTTGGGCTCAACGCTGGGTCACAGCATGGGGTTAGTATGGGGCGTAGACATACGCTGGCCCGAATGCTGAGCAAGGCGGACTGGGGAGAGGCTGTTATGCCTACATGCCAGgctgcctgccccccagctcctggggcaaATGCAAGGTGCTAGGTCCCACCAGCAAAGCTCTAACTGGcctagagcccagctgcctcctggGCCCCTTCTCCCCCTATTCCCTGCCAAAGGAAGAGGCCTGAGGGGAGGAGGGTCTCCTGCAGAATTTGCTCTCATTTCAAGAACATGgagagccagccctggctctgggctgcaCCCCTATGTCCTGGCTGCTTGGCATGGACCCAGCTGGCCAATGACAAGTGCCACTCATGCATCAGGAAGGGCAAAGATGGTCACATGCAGGGCTGTAACTGGCAGCCTGGGGGTGGACAGGACACCCGCTGGCCAGTCTGTTGCCCCTAGAGTCTGCAGTATCCCCATAACCTCCCGAGGCAGGTGTGCCCTTGTACGCTGACTGACCACTCACTCAGCACAGAAGGAGCTGCCAGGGAGTGGATGAAGAATAAAATCCACCTGCCATAAGACATGTTGCTCCCAGGAAATTGCACGTGGCACAAGCTGCCTGCACCCCTGGGCCACACGGCCAGGTCCAACCGGGCCTCGAGTAGGAACAAACCACCAGAAGGAAACCACCGTCCACCCACATTGCTAGTGAAAACTTTAGTGCCAAGGGGAATGCGTTCTCCCCCAGATCCCTCTTCCAGCTTTCAAACCCTGTGTCTGCCTGGGGACGCCGGGCACGGTCACCCCAGTAAATCCCAGCCTGGGTGCCCAGATTAGGACTGAGGATCAGGTACAGGCCCGCTCCTGGTAAAAGGAATGAGATTTCACAGATGACTGGTCAGTTCAAGGACACCTGAGAGGCGCTCAGTTACAGCAGAGCAAATACAGGCTAAGCTCTCGTTAGAGCAGTGCAAATAAATAAGCCACAAAAGGAAGGATAGTTTAGAGGTCAGAGCTAAcggggagtcaggagagctgggctctgggttcatggctctgacactgacttgctgggtgcctctgtttccccttgtgTCCCTCTCTTTACACAGTAAACAATATGCAAGAACCACAGGGCATGGTGGGACCCAAATAATCACATTTACTGAAGAGTATACACAACATGCAAAGCCTAGCCACACAGACACATCACTGCTGTGCTCGGATTTTGGAGCCTTCTGAAACATGGGATACAATGAGCACAATAGAGGGCAGACAACCTATCTAAAGGGGTACCGCCCTATTCCTATGCACTACTCCCTttctaaaaaagaagaaaaccagGCAAAGCCCCAGTGTGCGCAGAAGTGTGCAGCGCAGAAGTGTGCAGCAGGGGGTGAACTGCTGCTCACGGCCATTGCTAGCGTGACACAACAGAGGAGCAAACAACTCTCACTCCTGACGCTAGATTAACAGCAGTTGTGAAGAGCTTGCACTAAGAAAGCCATTTGCAAGGCACAAGGCTAACAAGTTTTATTTgtcctacaaaacccagggaCTCTGCCCGCTATTGGCCCCTTATCTATTAACTGTTTACACATGATTACGGATTATGTACACATGCAGAGAGCTCTCGGGTAACACCACTTAGGAGGTGGCGTCACTAGAGGGGGTCAGAAAATGGGgggtttccctgcagaaaaatttgacttttggagagaaagaaaaatcgAAGTCTGAagtattttggctgaaaaccaaaatggTTCAATTCTGAAAGGCTGCTgcggtgcctcatgggaattgtagtttgggtgcctcatgctcccattcacCGCTGTAGACcaggctccctggttggactCAGTTTTCCACAATGCACCCTGATCTCCTCTCAGGGGGAGGAAaggcagtgcattgtgggagttGCGTGGCCAGGGTGTATCCTGGGAGATGAGTTCTGGCTGGAGAGCAAAAGAAAGCTGCTAGTTGAATGATTTCAGTGATGGACTCAATCGGAGGTAATTGCAATCTGCCCTGTGTAGTCCACAGGGAGAATGACCGGCTGAGTTAACCAGCTACAGTACTGCCCGCAGTTCTATGCCCAGCACGAATACTGAGCAAGCATCAGTCTAGGAGATTAATTCACCCCGGACCAGGGCTTTTGCACCACCTGAAGTACCCATTGTGCAGGGgtggatttcacccagagagagGAAATCCCTCTCCAACCTTGTTCTGCCCAAGGCATGAGCCTTCTTTGAGTTGGTCTGAAGTCCCCTCTACCCTACCTTCCACCCAACCTCTCCCTTCCCACCTGCTACAGGCCCTTTGCTCTCTCTATCTTGGTCCCTGGAACAGATCCTGGCCTAGCTACCTCTGCGTTAACTAGAGGAGATGGGGAACAATGCCTGATCTCACATTACCCCAGGAGAAGAAACGTTTTACTGGAAAGTCCAACAAGAACGCCTTTCCCCCCGCCCATCCCCAGCCAGATCGGTTAGGGTGACATGGATGGGCACAAGAGTTGCTGCAGTCCCATGGAGAAGCCGGGCAGTTCTTGCAGAAAGAGAGACAATGATGTAATCAGTGGGAAGTCAGGGCCAAGGCTGGGTGAGGTTGGCACAGCTTATGAACAATGGGATTCAGGAGGGGGCACCAGGAAGGGGACTGCAGCCCCTTTTGCAAAGTGTCAGCCTAAGATACAGTGCGCAGGTAGTTATTTTttagggctgggggagagacaatAATTGCTCTTGGAGGGTATTGAACTGATGCGTTCTTGTTTCACCCAGGGTGTTCTGAATTGTCAGACCCAGCACAGAGGGACGCCCGATAATCAAATGTCATTCAGGATCCCTGTGCATTACTCCAGCAGAGCAGAGTGTAGGTGTGTGGGCGTGTGGTGTGGATCGGTGTGGCGGGACGGGTGCAGGTGTTGGTGACAGCAAGAGGGATCAGTGTGTGGGCTGGGTGGAAAGGGGTCTGGGGACAACGAGCCAGGTATCTGCATGGTGTGGAGTGAGAGGTGCAGAGAAaggagaatgggaagaggtgcctGGTGTAGACAGTAGATATGGTGGAGAGGAGGGGTGCATGCATGGGAAGGGGTGATGGCTGTGGGGCGCGGGCGTGGGAAGGGGGTGACGGCTGCGGGGCACGGGCGTGGGAAGGGAGTGACGGCTGTGGGACGCAGGCGTGGGAACATTTCCTACGCCATTACTCCACTTTTACTTGGACAAGCTCCTAGGATCCTGGCAGATGCCGTAGTTGGTGTTGGTGATGGATCCCACGATGCTCTTATCAGCCTCGCAGGTTAAGCCATTCTCACAGGGACACTTGTAGTAAACCCCATAGATGCTCTGCAGGGGACACAAAGGTCTGGGTCATAGTACGGCACACTGCAGCATGCCCAGCGCCGCCTCCGGTCTACCAGCAAGGCCTCAGCAAAGCAGTCTGTTGCCTAGCAGGCTGTTACTTTGATACTC
This portion of the Chelonia mydas isolate rCheMyd1 chromosome 21, rCheMyd1.pri.v2, whole genome shotgun sequence genome encodes:
- the ARMC12 gene encoding armadillo repeat-containing protein 12, which codes for MEYLEMCTRKNMLSVATGAGAIYLLYKTIRAGLNSPSLSLEPVSIARLAIEPGNFAVKDSGELRKLLVSLSQKQDDYAKSMILHSITRCVYLLESEASACTYEDIRLVASALDDKDKGIKIQALNALKAFAGIRKFRIKIQEFVPKILELVTTIWDTELHIAGLRLLNGLPLPDHTHPLLRRMIPSLVEILQTGSTLTQVQVLKLLSNLAQKEDLLYDIMNCQVHSDFLNLFHASLPGNLLYEMLVFVEKLSEGRLTPQYQSVHWEYNELSLHEALFGEDSRLADRLLSLIIHPEEEVQIQACKVILSLQLCKEEEAKCSRQHVECSYFDEDDNP